The Vannielia litorea nucleotide sequence GCAGGCGGGGGAGTGACCGCCGCCTGCCGCAGGGCTTGTCAGAGGCGCGTCGCACGAAGGCGCAGCGCGTTGCCGATGACCGAGACGGAGGAAAGGCTCATCGCTGCCGCCGCCACGATGGGCGATAGCAGCACGCCCATCAGCGGGTAGAGCACCCCGGCCGCGAGCGGCACGCCGGCGGTGTTGTAGACAAAGGCGAAGAACAGGTTCTGGCGGATATTGCGCATAGTGGCCTCAGCCAGCCGCCGGGCGCGCACGATGCCGCCCAGGTCTCCCTTGACCAGCGTGATACCTGCGCTCTCCACCGCCACGTCAGCGCCGGTGCCCATGGCGATGCCCACATCGGCCTCGGCCAGGGCAGGCGCGTCGTTCACACCGTCGCCGGCCATGGCCACGGAGAAGCCCTCTTCCTTGAGGCGACGCACCAGGGCGTTCTTGTCCTCGGGGCTCACCTCGGCATGAACCTCGTCGATGCCGAGCTTGCCTGCCACGGCCTGGGCGGTTGCCTCGGCATCGCCGGTCGCCATGATGATCCGCAGCCCGAGGTCGTGGAGCGCCGCGATGGCCTCGGGCGTGGTCTCCTTGATCCGGTCGGCCACCGCCACCAGGCCTGCGAGCCTGTCATCGATGACCACGAACATCGCGGTCTTGCCTTCGCGTTGAAGGGCTTTGGCCCTGTCATCCAGCGGGCCGGGCTCGGCGCCGAGATCGGCCAGCATTGCTGCATTGCCCAAGGCGACCCGGCGGCCTTCGACCGTGCCGGTCACGCCCTTGCCGGTGATCGCCTCAAAGTCGCTGCTGCCGAGGCGTTCGGCCCCGCGCTCCTCGGCCCCGGTCACGATCGCCTCAGCCAGCGGGTGCTCGGAGCCGCGCTCCAGCGCCGCCGCCAGCGCGAGGATCTCGCCCTCTGACGCACCCTCGGCCACTTCCACGTCGGTCAGGGTCGGCTTGCCCTCGGTCAGCGTGCCGGTCTTGTCGACGATCAGCGCGGTGACCTTGGCAAAGCGTTCCAGCGCCTCGGCGTCACGGATGAGCACGCCGGCATTCGCCCCCCGCCCGGTGGCCACCATGATCGACATGGGCGTGGCCAGACCCAGCGCACAGGGACAAGCGATGATGAGCACCGAGACGGCGGCCACGAAGGCATAGGAAAGGGCCGGCGAGGGGCCGAGCACCCACCAGGCCAGAAAGGCCAGAACGGCGGCCGCCACGACGGCGGGCACGAACCAGGCCGAGACCCGGTCAGCCATCGCCTGGATCGGTGCACGCGAGCGCTGCGCGGAGGCGACCATGCGCACGATCCGCGCCAGCGTGGTGTCCTCGCCCACGCCCTGTGCCTCCATCAGGAAGCTTCCGGTCTTGTTCAGCGTGCCGCCCGTCACCTCTTCGCCCTCGACCTTCTCCACAGGCACCGGTTCTCCGGTGATCATGCTCTCATCGAC carries:
- a CDS encoding heavy metal translocating P-type ATPase; amino-acid sequence: MDSSHTHAHAHDQDREAVTRDPVCGMTVDPAAEKPTTEHDGHTYHFCSEGCRAKFVADPEAYRTATDPVCGMTVERASAAHMAKHEGQRFYFCSVRCQEKFEAEPESYLGDRPTPAAMPEGTQYTCPMHPEIVQDHPGDCPKCGMALEPMTPNADSGPNPEFVDFKHRLWIAGPLALAVFVLEMGAHLGLPFADWIGHGAFGWVQFALATPVVWICRPFFKRGWASIVNRSPNMWTLIALGTGAAYVFSIVSLLAPGLLPEQVRDGMGMAPVYFEATAVILVLVLVGQVMELAARERTGDAIRALMDLAPKTARRVNGDTEEDVPLDALTTGDILRVRPGEAVPVDGVVTEGRSSVDESMITGEPVPVEKVEGEEVTGGTLNKTGSFLMEAQGVGEDTTLARIVRMVASAQRSRAPIQAMADRVSAWFVPAVVAAAVLAFLAWWVLGPSPALSYAFVAAVSVLIIACPCALGLATPMSIMVATGRGANAGVLIRDAEALERFAKVTALIVDKTGTLTEGKPTLTDVEVAEGASEGEILALAAALERGSEHPLAEAIVTGAEERGAERLGSSDFEAITGKGVTGTVEGRRVALGNAAMLADLGAEPGPLDDRAKALQREGKTAMFVVIDDRLAGLVAVADRIKETTPEAIAALHDLGLRIIMATGDAEATAQAVAGKLGIDEVHAEVSPEDKNALVRRLKEEGFSVAMAGDGVNDAPALAEADVGIAMGTGADVAVESAGITLVKGDLGGIVRARRLAEATMRNIRQNLFFAFVYNTAGVPLAAGVLYPLMGVLLSPIVAAAAMSLSSVSVIGNALRLRATRL